The DNA sequence CACGATCATCGTCGATCCGGACCCCGAACGCGTCAGGGAGAATCCACGCGAGTACGTCAACTACCCGGGCCCGATTACCGATGACTTCCGAGAGCAGCTCGTCGAAGAGGCGAAGAGCCGGAATCACGAGTACGCTGAAAACGACGCCGTCAACGAGATGGTGATGGTGATGAACTCGTTCGACACCAACTTCGACGGCGGTAACGAGGTCTACGCGGCGAACACACGAGCGTTCGGCTACGGAGTCGGTGACACCGACGGCGAGGGCAACTGGACGGCGGGCGAGACGAAACGCCCCATCCAGATCGACAAGAACCAACGCCAGCGCGTGTACCTCTCCAATGCAACGGAGTTCGACCTCATCAACTCGTTCCACACGCATTCGCAGTTCTTCGACTACTACGACCACGGGACGACGCTGACGCCGACGAATAAGACCGTGGACACGATCATGCAATGCCAGGCGCAGCGCGGCATCATCGAGATTGACTACTCCGATCATGAGCCGGGCCTGTACATGTTCCACGCCCACCAGTCTGAGTTCGCCGAACTCGGCTGGATGAGCTTCTTCGAGGTGGTCTAACATGGCGGATAAGACACGAGACACGACGACGGACGGTGGTGTACCAGCTGAGAACGAGATAACACAACCGCTCGGCCTTCCAAAATGGGTCAGTGCGTTACTCCCGATCGTGTTGCTCGTACTCGTCTTAGGCGTGTTTGCGTTCACGTCACCGCTCGCCGGGGTTCAGAGCGGCGAACCACTTCCCGACGTAACGGTCACGCACACGACGCTTCCGAGCGACGAAACGGTCGTCCTGCACGTGACGAATAACGGCCCCGAATCCGTGACGATATCACAGGTCCTCGTCGACGAGGCGTACTGGGATTTCCGGGTCGAAGGAGCCGGTGGTGACCAAACGCTGGCCCCGATGGAAAGTGCGGAGATCGTGATTCCGTATCACTGGAATCCGGGGTGGGACCTCGAGGTCGCGCTCGTGCTCTCTGACGGAGCGACGTTCCACAACACGATCGTCGCGCCGAGTCAGTCGCCCGGGTTTAGCCTCAGTCTGCTCGGGACGCTCGCAGTCATCGGACTGTTCGTCGGCGTCATCCCAGTCGCATTAGGGATGCTCTGGTTCCCCTACATCAAGACGATGAGTGATCGGTGGCTGCACGCCGTGCTCTTGTTCGCGGCCGGCGTACTGGGCTTCTTGGCATTTGACGCCGGGTTCGAAGCGTTCGAACTCGCCGAACGAGTTCCGGGCGCGTACGAGGGCAACCTCTTGGTCGTCTTCGGGATCTTCGGCGCACTCCTGCTCGTCCAGGCGATCAGTGCGTGGCGTGAGGGCCGTGTCGCTGCTGGTGACAGTCGGGCGAGTAGCGGTCTCTGGATCGCCTATCTGGTCGCGATAGGGATCGGCCTGCACAACCTTGCGGAAGGACTTGCTATCGGGAGTTCGTTCGCACTCGGGCGCGTGTCACTCGGCGCATTCCTCGTGATCGGGTTCATGCTCCACAACGTGACGGAAGGTCCGGCTGTCGTCGCGCCGGTCGCCCGCGGGGAACGCCCTTCGCTCAAGCACTTCGCCGCACTCGGGGTGATCGCCGGCGCACCCGTCATCCTCGGGGGCTGGATCGGTAGTCTTGCATACTCGCCGACGATCGGGGCCTTCTTCCTCGCGATCGGGGTTGGCGCAATCCTGCAGGTCGACTGGGAGATCGCGCGAATGGTTCGCGATGCCGGCGGTCGCGTGGCGAGCGCGACGAACCTGCTCGCGTTCCTGCTCGGACTCGGCGTCATGTACGTGACCGATCTCTTCGTTGTCCTCTAATAGGAAAACACTCGTTTCCGTTACAATGGTCTCGAAGTTCTACAACCGACGATCGATATTGCGGCTCAGCACCGCGACCCTAGCGACTCTCAGCACCGCCGGGTGTCTAGGTGGACAGTCATCATCGGCCCAGACTGTCACGATGCCCGGTGATCTCAAATTTGAGCCGAAGACCGCGACGATCGAACCTGGTGAGACGGTTACATGGACGAACGAGAGTGACATCGATCACACGGTCACAGCCTATGAAGACGAGATTCCAGACGACGCCGCGTACTTCGCAAGTGGTGGCTTCGAGTCAGAGCGTGTTGCGAGGAATCGGGTCACCGAGGGACTCATCGCTCCGGGCGAGAACTACGAGCACACGTTCGATCAACCTGGAACGTACGGGTACTTTTGTATCCCACACGAGAGTTCTGGGATGGTCGGGACAGTTCGAGTAAAGTAATCGAACAATCAAGTTCTCGTTCCGACGAAACACATCCGCAAACTCGTCACGAGCCCTCCGCCAGTAGGTTATCGACGAGGCGGGTGAACCGGTCGATCATCCGATCGGGCAGCGAGGGTGTAATCTCTTCGAGGAGACGAGCGGTCTCAGTCGGCTCGGCTGCGACCAGCGTCACGTGATTATTGGCATCTCGGTGTTTCTCGATGAGATTTTGCTCCGTCAAATGATTCAAGTGCCACTCGAGAGTCCCCCGAGCAATCCCGAGAGACTCTGTGACAGCGTCCGGTCTGGATGGCCCCTGTTCGAGAACGCAGAATAAAATGTCGCGTGCTGTTTCCCGGCGAATGACAGCGATTGCTCCCCGCTCCCACGCATCATATTCAGGTGTGTAATAGTGGGTCCGGCCATAGAGAGGTAATTCGATTACTCTCTCTTGATTCTGGAGTTCCCTGAGATGGTACTGTACCTGTCCTGGTGCGAGGTCTAGTCTCCGCGTGAGTGCGTTGAAGTGTTCTCCAGGGTGGGTGGCAATACACTCGTGAATCCGGTCACGTTGGTGTGTCATGTATCCAAATTGGTCTCGTTCGAAATAGTTCGAGAGTGATAGACCGCAGCAATGACGAGCGCGACAAGAATGACATCAAGTCCGTGTTCGAGAAGGTGATGCTCGGCTTGTGAAAACAGGCCGACGATGGTGATCCCCGCAATTGCAGAGCGTCCAAAGAGGGCAGCTAGCGCAGCGACGACTAACAGATATGGACGGGATTGGCGCTGAACGAACGCGCCGATCGCAAGTCCCAGAAGCACCGCTGTACCAGCAGCTGCGATGGTGATCACCGCGAGCAACGGAAGGGACCACGGATCGATGAACCCACTATGAAGTGGGACAAATCCCGCCATCTGGGTTAAATTTGAAACGCAGTTACCTGAGAGCGTCGATTCAAATCACCCCGGATGTTAGAATTGTAGAGAGTGGTTGGTGGTTCTAAACCCCTTTAGAGGCAGCAGTCTCTATGTAGGAACCACGATTGACTCACCTTTTTGTCTTTCACAATCAGGACGTACGCATATGTCCGCATCCTCAGATCGCGCGCTACTGACGACAGTCGTCGCGGATGTCACGCTGATTCTCGGGTATGCGATCAGTGCGGTTCACCCTGACCGTCGAGTGTGGCCCATCGGCGACAGCTCCTGGCGGTGGTGGTTCAATTGGTCAGCGCTCTCCGTCGTGTTCGCTGGGTTTCCCGTGCTGGTCGCGCTTGATCGGGATTCATTCATTTTCACCAAACGCTGGAGCAAACTCGCAGGTAGCGGTATCGCCGCACTCGGGATGGGATTTGCCCTTTCCGCCCTCTTCGAACTCGGGTGGATGGAAAGCAGTGGAAGAGAAGGGGAGCTTCGGACGGACGGTATCTACCAGTACACGCGCAACCCACAGAGCGTGGGATTCATTACGTTCATCGTCGGCGCGATCATCGCAGTGAACTCCAGGAAACTGGCTGTACACGGCGTCTTGACCATCCTTGTGTACGCACTGTTCCCGTTTGCCGAAGAACCGTGGCTGCGAGAGCAGTATGGCCAGGAATACGATGAATACCGCAAGCGGACCCCCCGATTTATCGGGTGGAACTTGGTGAAGAAGCTCTTCACCAGATAGTCCGATACCGGCCTTGAGGGGGAGATTCAAGAACTCTACCAGAACCGCTTTTCCGTTGACTTCCTAACTGCCGGGTAATGAGTGATGAGAGAGGTATCCCTCGTCGAGAATTCCTCAAGTCGGCCATCGCTATCGGAGGAGCAGCGGCATTTAGTGCCTGCCTAGGCCGTGAAGAGGTCGATGTCCCGACGGGCCCGGACGATCTCTCGTCGTATCCACAACGTCAACACGCTTGGAATGAGGTCCTCCCACGGGACGACCATGGGAACGTCATCGCTCCGAGCCATCGTGTGCTCCTCTATTTGAATTACCGACGAGACGGGCAACCGAACGAAGACGACCGCGACCAAGTTGAAACAGCTCTCCGGGGTATCGAACACGCCTACGAGCGAAGCGGGGACGGGTTATTGCTCACGGTGAGTTATTCTCCGGCATACTTTGACCGATTCGACGACTCGCTTCCCGACGACGTTGACCTCCCCGATCCGGAAGCACTTGCTCCGTTCGAGGAACCCGAGTTCGATACGCCCGATGCGGTCGTCCATCTCGCAAGTAACACGGCACAGGTGGTGCTCGGTGCCGAAGAAGCCCTCAAAGGGAACAAATCGACCCTCAACGGTGTCGATCAGCCCGACGCTGCACTGACCGATGTCTTCTCACTCGCCGACCGGCGAACTGGATTTATCGGGGATGGACTCCCGGCGGAGAATGCAGACGATGCGGAGGGTGTTCCGGCCGACAAAGTCCCGGAGGACGCACCCCTGTTTATGGGATTCAAGTCCGGCTTCAAAAAGAACCAGGCCAGTGAAGAACGTGTGACGATCCAGTCGGGGCCGTTCGCCGGTGGCACGACTCAGCATATCTCCAAGCTCCGACTGAACCTCAACCAGTGGTACAACCAGGACGACCGCTGGCAGCGTGAGGCGAAGATGTTCTGTCCGTACCACGCCGAGAACGACGTAGTCGAGGGCACTGGAGACAACCTCGGAACCAGCAGCAAAATCGACGACTGTCAGCCAACGGATGAGACGGCCCGCGAGATGGGCGTCATCGGTCACTCCCAGAAATCTGCCCGCGCTCGCGACGATGATGACTCGCCGCTCATTCTTCGACGTGACTTCGATTCTACCGACGATGGAGCCGCCAGCCTCCACTTCCTTGCGCTCCAGCGACGGATCACCGATTTCGTCGATACGAGAGAAGCGATGAATGGCACTGACGTCACCGAGCAGTCGGCCGTCGGTCAGCGGAATAACAACGGCATCCTACAGTACATTCGTACGGAGCGTCGCGGTAATTTCCTCGTCCCGTCGCGGTCGTTGCGCGCGCTGCCACCTGCCCAGCCGACTGGGGACGCACAGGAGGTGACGCATGAATCGTCGTGACGTGCTCCGAGTGGCCGGGAGCGGTTCACTCGTAGGGCTCGCGGGGTGTGCCGGCCTGTTCGAGACGCAATCGGCACAAGCACCACCGCTTCCCGAGAACCGGCCGGACGCAGTCTACTATCCGACCCACTACGAGGGCATGAAAATGCCTGGAATGAAGGAACAGGGCGGGTACAGGTGTGCGCTCACGTATTCGTATGCGCACCGGTTCTGGCTGATGAAGCCGAATGGGATCACGAAGGTCGAGATTCAATCCGAGGATTCGATCCACCTGATGCCGGTCGTGTGGGAGACACATACGGGGATCATCCCACCCGATATCAATCCGCAGCTCACGATTACACAGAGCGGGGATTCGATTGATCAGTTCGCACCGTGGCCGATGCTCTCCCAGCCGATGGGGTTTCACTTCGGCGATAACGCACAGCTCAAGGGCGACGGTACGTACACTGTCGAGGTGAGTATCGGCGGGCCGTCGACGCGACGGACGGGGTCGCTGGCCGAGAATCAGGGGAACGCCTCGTTCACGTTCGAGTTCGAATTCAGCGAATCGACGCTCAACGAAATCTCGTATACGGACATCCCCGACGACAGAGAAGGCACGAAGGGTGCTGTCGACCTGATGGACATGGAGATGTTACCGAGTTCGCAAGTGCCGACACCGGACGCGCTCCCTGGGGACGTTCGTGGCTCGGGGACGAGTGGGGACGCGAAGTTCGTGGTTACGATCCTCGAAGACGCGTCGCGTTTCGGTGGGGACGAGAATCAGAGGTATCTCGCTGTTTCCCCGCGCACACCCTACAATCGAACGATGCTGCCGATGATGTCGCTATCGGGGACACTGCACCGTGACGGTACGTCAGTGTTCGACGGAATTCTACAGGCGACTATCGATCCAGAGCTCCGCTATCACTACGGAGCGACGGTCGCGGATGTACGGACGGGAGATGAGCTGACGATTACAGTCGATTCGCCCCCACAAACGGCTCGCCATGAAGGATACGAGACAGCCTTCGTTGATATGCCAGATGTGCAGGTGACGTTGTAGTTCCAAAGGTGTCTTTAGAATTCCAACCGAAGCCAAACCTATGGAAGAGAAGCACCTTCTACTGGGGGCGTTACTTGGCGTTGTCTCACTCCTGGTACTCACTGGATTCGTCGTTCGCTTGGCGTAGACAGTCACAGAATGGCCGAGGCTGACAGTTACAGAAACCCCCGGTTGACGACAGCGAGGTCGACTCAATGAATCTACCAAACATACCATCTCAGAGGAGAATATGAATCGGAGAACGTTTCTCAAACAGGGGACTGCTCTCTCGGGTGGCCTAGTGCTGTCTGGTTGCCTGGGGCGGCTCGGATTCGAGACGCAGTCTGCATGGCGTGATCCTCCGCTCGTGGAGGATCGACCTGACGCCGTCTACTATCCTGCCATCATCGAAGGAATGGGAATGTACGGAACGACGACGGCCGGCGATCTCGGATTTGCGCTGATGCATTCCTTCCCGCACCGTTTCTGGAACCTCACTGGCTCACGAAAGACGAAAGTCGTCGTTCAGTCGGATGATTCGGTGCATCTGATGGCGAGTGTCTGGGACACCGAGACGGAGACGATCCTCCCGGTCGACGTCTCTGTCGAAATCAGTAACAGCGACGGTCGAGTGTCCTCAACCAACCTCTGGCCGATGATCTCGCCGAATATGGGGTTCCACTACGGCGACAATATCGCTCTCCCGGGGGAAGGACAGTACGATGTGACGCTCCAGGTCGGCCCCTTGCAGACAGCTCGTACGAATCCATTCCACGGGCGATTTACAGAGGGACAGTCTGCCACGATGCAGTTCACGTTCGATACGGATGAGACGTACAATTTGGAGATTCGCCGGTTAGGCGACAAAGCAGGCACCCGTGGGACAGTCGATCTAATGGACATGGAAATGGTCCCTGAACCGGTCGTACCGACAAAATCCGACCTTCCTGGTCGACTTCTCCATGAAGGGCAATCCGGTGATGCGACGATAGTCGTTGCTCTCGTTGACGGTGACCATCGGTTTAGCGATAGTGACGGTCCCTTCCTGATCGTCTCTCCTCGAACACCTTACAATCGCGTGATGCTCCCGAGGATGGCTCTTTCAGCAACACTCAACCGAGGAGGAGACACAATCACACAAGGGACACTCCAAGCGTCTCTCGATCCCGACCTCGGGAGTTTCTATGGGATGGGTCTTGATGAACTCAAGACGGGCGATACGGTCAGAATCACCGTAGAGACACCACCTCAACTGGCGCGGCACGATGGCTACGAAACCGCGTTCCTCGATATGGAGCCGATTGAGTTCACTGTCGAGTGATCCCTTTCTGGTCAAGCTCTGACCATAGTGTGCGACCAGTGGTCCCCTCGAAACCACCAGAATCAGGGTAGATAAGGGGGCGTCGCTCCGGGAAGTGAGAGAATCCAGAGGCTAATGACGGTGTAACCGATCATCACAATAATGAACGGGTACTGGCTCCGGATCGCGACGAGACGACTCGAGAAGAGTTCGTAGGCGGTCGCGTGCGCTGCCCAGATAGCGAGGAGATGCCCGACGAGCACGTAGGCGATACTCAAGCCCTCGAACCATCCAGGTGGAGATAATGTCAGGGGATTCGCTGGGGGCGACAGTGGGGAGACAATCGCCATCCCTAGGGCTGGACTGAGGGATACGGCCAGTCCGGTGTAGTGAGCGAGGTGATATCCCGCTGCGATGGCCAATAGCGAGGGTGCAAACCGAAAGGCGATGCGTTTTGCTGTAATGTATGTCCCAGTCCGTCGCCGAGAGAGTACACCAGCATACCAATACGCGGCGAAGAAAACGACGTAGCCACTGACGAAAAGGAGTGTGTAGATGAGAATCGCACGAATCTGTACGGCTCCCACTCCAATATTAGAGAGGCTGGCGAGTGCCTCGATAGTTGCTGCGCCCGTCTGCGTCGTGATGAAGCCGCTGTACGTGAGCTCCCAGATTAGCGCAATGACGAACGCGACATCGGAGGTGTCCGTGATTAAGTCTGAATCAGTCAGGTCGCTACCGGGCAGTTTTACGGTGAGCTTCCCATCCCGCCGTTTTACAGGAGCGACAGCCCCGAAGAATCGGAACAGGACGGATAACGGATCTGCGTTCCCGAACCATGCGTTGGGACCGACGAGTACAGCGCCTGCAATTGTGACGACACTGTAGCCGAGGATCACAATCGAAAGAGTTGACGGGATCGTGCTGACAGGGAAAACCACCTCAATCCACACGAGAAGTAATAGGCCACCAACAGCTGGCCATCGGGCTAATTCTTCTGGATACGTCCGGTATCCAGTTGGGAGTAGCGAGACGATTCCTCGCCAGGGGTTCAGCACTGGCCAGAGATTGCCTCCGAGATACGTGAGCATCGGCAAGCCTGCACGAACGACGACGAACGTGACGAGGATGGTGAAGCTCGCTGTCGGGAGTTGTGGGCCCGTCACTCCGAGGTAGACTGCCAGTCCGAGGACGACGATCCCGAGTCCACGTCCGATCCACACAATAGGTGTTCGCCAGTCATCAATTGTTGGACCAGGAAACGACCAGCTGTGGAGATAACGGATAAACGCCCGATCAGTGACGAAACTTGCAAGCAGGGCAGAGGCGCCAATCGTAGCGCCGCCAGTGGCGAGATACAGCCATCGGGGAATGGCAAGTGTATCCCGTGGCTGCTTCGAGAGCGTCATTCCGTTCCCGGCAGCGACTGTTTCGGTAAACAGCGTCAATACCGAGACCCAGGTTACAAACTGAACCAGGAGTCTGAGCTTTGTGTTCGATACGACCCAATTATGGAGCCTCGACTCTGGCCCTGACTCTGTGTGCCCCTCTCTGCGTGCTCCAGAGTTCGTGTCTGAGTCAGGCGACGATGGCATATAGCATTAAGAAACCGAAGTACAGGAGCACAAGGGCTCCAAGTGCTTTCAGACGCAGCGTGCGTAACTCGTCTTCTTCGTCCGCTCTGGCAGAGATGAATGCGTCTTCCTCGTCGGCATCCAACTCTTGGGGATGTTCTAAGCCTTTGTGGAGGACGAGGCGGTCGGTCGTTGGGAACGGATGCCCACAGTAATCACACTCCCCTGCAGGTGAGTCACGCCGTGGAACCGTAGTGCCTTCGTATGACATACTCTCGAAAGCTGTTAATCGGCCGTAGGCCAGTCAGCGTTGAAACCGTTCTGGTTCGACGTTCGAACTTCTCCGCTCGTATATCGACTTACGTGGCGACATCAAGGGCGTATGGTCGGTTACAACAGATCGGCTAACGAAGAACGAAGTTGTACAAACATTTCCTTTGACGGCGTGGAAGTAGCTTTTTGTTCAGAGTGGTTGTCCTCGACCGGGGACTGACTCTCCGCTTCTCGCTCTTCTTCGTAGGCGTCGCAGTAGATGCACATAGAAAAGAGTAGTCAGAGCGCCTCTATAAAACCATTTGACCGAAGATGGGCTATCGCGGAGAATCGGGACTATGGAGCACTACCTGGTTAAGAGTGAGACGTTATACTGCACGAATATTAACTAACGGCTGAATCACTGCCATATTCTATTAACGATGAGGGGATCAATAACAGACGATTTATTATATCGTGAAGCTCAATTCGAGATAATGAGCGATCCATCTGACTCGGACGCAACCTTCACCGGATCGAGTCCATGGCCACTCTTCGTCGCGATTGGATTTGCTCTCTCGGAGGTCGGTGTCGTCCTCGGGCTTCGGCCTGTCTCTGTTGCGGGACTGTTGTTGTTCGTCGGATCTGTCGCTGGCATTCTCACAGAGGCGGAGTATATCGCTGAGCCAGCGAAAGCAGCAGGTGTTCAAGGACTCATCCTTGTCGGTCTCGGTGTCTTGTTGATCACACAGAACCAGACCGGGACGACAATCCGCGGTCAATCGATTGCGATCGCTGGAATCCTGTGTCTCGTTGGTGCACTTGTCTGGGTAGGCTTCGTTCGGAGGGAAACCCGCGCCACGGTAGCGACAGCGGAGACATCGGAAACAACATCTGATTGAGGGACCGTACTACAGTAGAATTCGCTACAACAAGAGAGAGATCACGTTCGTGGTTCTACTTGCCATCAGAATCGGTAGGGGGCGATAATGAGTCCGATGAGTACCAATGGTGATGTGGTCAGCGCCGGTCTCATCGTGTGTGGAGTCCGTACGCTTCTCCTCGAGATCAAACACGGCGAGTATCGACCAATCCGGACTTAGGTCCGGGGAATGGGACGGATTATCGGCCGATTTAATAACTCGTCCCGAATACTTTATTAGATACTACCATAATAAGGGGTTTTAGTAGCAGCCGATTTAATAAGTCTGTAGTAGCTAGCAGGACGTAATGACCTCACCTGACGAGGAATCCCACGACGGGAGTGGTGAACCACCGGATCACACCCACGACCACGGAGCGGATTCTCACGAGCAGGGTCATACACATGACCACGATCACAAGGATCACGAGCACGACAATCACACTGGACAAGATGGTGATGACGTTGCCCCATCGATAGACCAGGGAGACGTTGCACAGTTCTCCGTCCCGGAGATGGACTGCCCATCCTGTGCAGGAAAGGTCGAAAACAGCGTCGGAAAGCTAAACGGAATCCGGAGCGTCGACCCGCAAGTGACGACAGGGACGTTGACCGTCTCGTACGACGGCGAGCAAACGAGTGCCACCGCGATTGCTAATCGGGTTGAAAAGGCCGGGTACACGGTGGAGGACACTGGCGAGGTCACCTCGAAATTCACGGTTCCGGAGATGGATTGTCCGTCGTGTGCGGGCAAAATCGAAAACGCCCTTGACCGGGTTGGTGGAGTGACAACATACGAGACGCAGCCGACGACCGGAACCGTCGTCGTCACGTACGATTCGTCGCGGGCTGGGGAAGCTGACGTCATCGACGCGATCGAAAGCGCTGGGTACGAGGTCACGGATACGACAGGCGACGAATCGGGGCGTCAGGAAGCGAGCGGAGAGCGCGAGAGCATCTGGACAAGTTCGCGCGCACTCAAGACGTGGGTGAGCGGTGGATTCGTCGCCTTCGGCTTACTCTTCGAGTTCTTCCTGACCGGCCAGAATATACAGATCGCAGGTCTTCTCGGGACGGATCTACTGGTCGCTGACGTCCTGTTTCTGATTGCAGTGGCCACCGGCGGCCAGGAGATCCTTCGCAACGGCTACTACTCGGCGCGGAATCTGAACCTCGATATCGACTTCCTGATGTCGGTGGCTATCCTCGGCGCACTCGTTGCGAGTCTTGTCTTCGGTGAGGCACTCTACTTCGAGGCCGCCACCCTCGCGTTCCTGTTCAGCATCGCGGAACTGCTGGAGCGCTACTCGATGGACCGTGCCCGAAACTCCCTCCGCGAACTAATGGATCTCTCACCGGATGAAGCAACCGTCAAGCGGAACGGGAGCACGGAGACGATTCCCGTCGACGAGGTCGCCGTGGGAGACATCGTCGTCGTCAAGCCAGGGGAGAAAATCCCGATGGACGGAAGCGTCATCGACGGTGAGAGCGCCGTCAACCAGGCACCGATCACGGGTGAAAGCGTCCCTGTCGACAAGACGACGGGCGACGAGGTGTACGCCGGCACTATCAACGAGGAGGGGTATCTCGAGGTCGAGGTCACCTCCGAGGCCGGCGACAACACGCTCTCCCGCATCGTGGAGATGGTTGAGGACGCCCAGTCGAACAAGACCGAACGCGAACAGTTCGTTGAGCGCTTCTCGACGTACTACACGCCAGTCGTCGTCGGCTTCGCCATCCTGACGACGGTAGCAAGCCCGTACATCTTCGGCACGACCTGGTCCACGGCCGTCGTCTACGGACTGACGCTGTTGGTGTTGGCCTGTCCATGTGCGTTTGTCATCTCGACGCCTGTCTCGGTGGTGTCGGGAATTACGAGCGCCGCGAAGAACGGCGTCCTGATCAAGGGCGGGAATCACCTCGAAGCGATGGGTGCGGTCGATGTCGTCGCGTTCGACAAGACGGGAACACTGACGAAGGGTGAGCTCACCGTCACCGACGTCGTTCCCCTAAACGGGAACTCGGAGGAGGACGTGCTCCGGTGTGCACGGGGACTCGAACAACGGAGTGAACACCCCATCGGCGAGGCAATCGTCGCCGAAGCCGGCAGCGCAGGGGTCACCGAGCGCGAGGTCGATGACTTCGAGAGCATCACCGGAAAGGGTGTTCGTGCCGATATCGACGGTACTCCGCACTTCGCAGGCAAACCGGGTCTGTTTGAGGAGTTAGATTTCGATCTTTCGCACGTACACGCGACGACCGACGGTGGCGTCGTGACACAGACAGCCCGGCAGATGTGTGACCGGAACAACTGTCTCGATCTCCTCGAGGAGACCGTTCCCGAACTCCAGGCTGAAGGCAAGACCGTCGTCCTCGTTGGGACCGAAGACGAACTCGAGGGCGTCATCGCGGTCGCCGACGAGATTCGGCCGGAAGCGAAGCGAACGGTGACGCGACTGAAGCAACTCGGTGTCTCCCGAACCGTGATGCTGACGGGGGACAACGAACGGACTGCCCGCGCGATCGCCGACCAGG is a window from the Halobaculum magnesiiphilum genome containing:
- a CDS encoding heavy metal translocating P-type ATPase, with amino-acid sequence MTSPDEESHDGSGEPPDHTHDHGADSHEQGHTHDHDHKDHEHDNHTGQDGDDVAPSIDQGDVAQFSVPEMDCPSCAGKVENSVGKLNGIRSVDPQVTTGTLTVSYDGEQTSATAIANRVEKAGYTVEDTGEVTSKFTVPEMDCPSCAGKIENALDRVGGVTTYETQPTTGTVVVTYDSSRAGEADVIDAIESAGYEVTDTTGDESGRQEASGERESIWTSSRALKTWVSGGFVAFGLLFEFFLTGQNIQIAGLLGTDLLVADVLFLIAVATGGQEILRNGYYSARNLNLDIDFLMSVAILGALVASLVFGEALYFEAATLAFLFSIAELLERYSMDRARNSLRELMDLSPDEATVKRNGSTETIPVDEVAVGDIVVVKPGEKIPMDGSVIDGESAVNQAPITGESVPVDKTTGDEVYAGTINEEGYLEVEVTSEAGDNTLSRIVEMVEDAQSNKTEREQFVERFSTYYTPVVVGFAILTTVASPYIFGTTWSTAVVYGLTLLVLACPCAFVISTPVSVVSGITSAAKNGVLIKGGNHLEAMGAVDVVAFDKTGTLTKGELTVTDVVPLNGNSEEDVLRCARGLEQRSEHPIGEAIVAEAGSAGVTEREVDDFESITGKGVRADIDGTPHFAGKPGLFEELDFDLSHVHATTDGGVVTQTARQMCDRNNCLDLLEETVPELQAEGKTVVLVGTEDELEGVIAVADEIRPEAKRTVTRLKQLGVSRTVMLTGDNERTARAIADQVGVDEYQAELLPEDKVTAIEELVEEYDGVAMVGDGINDAPALATATVGVAMGAAGTDTALETADIALMGDDLAKLPYLYELANDANGVIRQNIWSSLAVKAGLAVAVPFGYVPIWLAVLAGDAGMTTAVTGNAMRLSRITPDTDTETNASEG